The DNA segment CGGGGCATGGACATCCGACAGACTTTTCATCACCTGCAACAGCACTGCGGAAAATTCCCTTGAAGGAGACGGAAAATCGATCTCGCCCTCAGCCCGCATTTCCTTCAATCCTGCTGTCAATTGCCGCAGCAGCACCTGACGCTCAAAGTTTTCGATCCTTTCGAATAGATGGGGCAAATGATTCGCCAAATCCGTCTTCAGAATGGTCGAAATGGACATTCGCCAAGTCTTCAAAATCTCGAAAAAGTCCTGAAGCTGACTTTTGGAATTGGCCTGTTTCTTGGATTTCGACAGTTTTTCTTCGAAGCGCGCAAACAATTGCACAAGATTTTCCTCCACCATTTCCTCCTTGGAGCTGCAATGTTTGTAAATCGTCTTCTTGCTGATTTTCAGATCCTTTGCAATCGAATCCACCGAAACGGCAAAAAACCCTTTCTGATTGAAGGCGACAAAACAGCGATCCAAAATGCGCTGTCGTGTGATGGGTGTAGGATTTTTTTCCATTGGAAGCGACTCAAGATAGGGAAGTCGGGAATGAAAATCAACAATCAACAGCGGATTTAAAGGC comes from the Bacteroidota bacterium genome and includes:
- a CDS encoding TetR/AcrR family transcriptional regulator, which translates into the protein MEKNPTPITRQRILDRCFVAFNQKGFFAVSVDSIAKDLKISKKTIYKHCSSKEEMVEENLVQLFARFEEKLSKSKKQANSKSQLQDFFEILKTWRMSISTILKTDLANHLPHLFERIENFERQVLLRQLTAGLKEMRAEGEIDFPSPSREFSAVLLQVMKSLSDVHAPQAEFMLSTILRGMSMKKKKKDK